A single Musa acuminata AAA Group cultivar baxijiao chromosome BXJ2-1, Cavendish_Baxijiao_AAA, whole genome shotgun sequence DNA region contains:
- the LOC103995195 gene encoding NAC domain-containing protein 100-like, which produces MGLRDIQSTLPPGFRFCPSDEELVCYYLYKKVANERVLGGTLVEVDLHTREPWELPEVAKLSTNEWYFFSFRDRKYATGLRMNRATKSGYWKATGKDRTVCEPTTLAVVGMRKTLVFYSGRAPNGVKSNWVMHEFRLEAPYSPPKEDWVLCRVFQKNKGKPMGDSLENEHGCLGSSPPPVHDHTMGDECYETMITSFNIVTQESREEDDLNFAAPRGNYVDFPGTLDSSIMMGVGSGSRGDEEDDCELLLDMSCLQDHNPVGGCFRFQGTSTDQFFF; this is translated from the exons ATGGGTCTAAGAGACATCCAATCCACGCTGCCGCCAGGGTTTAGGTTCTGCCCCAGCGACGAGGAGCTGGTTTGCTATTACTTGTACAAGAAAGTGGCTAATGAAAGAGTTTTAGGAGGTACGCTGGTGGAGGTGGATTTGCACACTCGCGAGCCATGGGAACTTCCAG AGGTGGCTAAGCTCAGCACCAACGAATGGTATTTCTTCAGCTTCCGGGACCGGAAATATGCCACTGGTTTACGCATGAATCGAGCAACAAAGTCTGGATATTGGAAGGCCACAGGTAAAGACCGTACTGTCTGTGAACCCACAACCCTCGCCGTCGTAGGGATGAGGAAGACTCTGGTCTTCTACAGCGGAAGAGCTCCAAACGGGGTAAAGAGCAATTGGGTCATGCATGAATTCCGACTGGAAGCACCGTATAGCCCTCCCAAG GAGGACTGGGTATTGTGTCGAGTTTTCCAGAAGAACAAAGGGAAGCCAATGGGCGACAGCTTGGAGAACGAGCATGGATGTTTGGGATCGTCACCTCCTCCTGTGCATGACCACACCATGGGAGATGAGTGCTACGAGACGATGATCACATCGTTTAACATAGTCACACAGGAAAGCCGGGAGGAGGACGACCTTAACTTTGCAGCACCGCGCGGCAACTATGTAGACTTCCCCGGGACGTTGGACAGCAGTATAATGATGGGAGTGGGCAGCGGTTCCAGAGGCGACGAGGAGGATGACTGCGAGTTGCTGCTCGATATGAGCTGCCTACAAGACCACAATCCCGTGGGAGGATGTTTCAGATTTCAAGGTACCAGCACGGATCAGTTCTTCTTCTAG
- the LOC135586698 gene encoding uncharacterized protein LOC135586698 isoform X5, which yields MEVSVRFFGSTAALHRQFRLITVPSLPLPLPNSRFPPVGSSGCGSPTPFVFHPCSRLARRSAAGLCSSPPRLASSSLSLPPLLSLSHLFASMSPQEGALASESGLKEGFVNWGRDRDVLEGGDLGLYSEKGAIWRVVMLGWLGAEPKHLNKYAGLYTSKGIEPVKFVIPVKELLGFDLGRRVQDKIARFTTELVSWCSQTEEDGRERCLLFHTFSNTGWLTYGSILENLQTRPDIIEKIKGCVIDSGADPEISPQVWAAGFSAALLKKRSSLISSSDENNGVAKPDMKMNGTGTKDNSSSFAEILTLSLLEKFFTLVLMLPDVNQRLRKTISILWNKQPLCPQLYLYSSADMVIPVNSVENFIKEQKTSGRIVHAHDFGSSPHVDHLRSYPHMYSAKITEFMEECCTVITM from the exons ATGGAGGTTTCCGTTCGTTTCTTCGGATCGACCGCCGCTCTCCATCGCCAATTCCGGCTGATCACCGTCCCCTCCTTACCTCTCCCCCTCCCAAACTCTAGATTTCCTCCGGTTGGCAGCAGCGGCTGCGGCTCTCCGACGCCGTTCGTCTTCCATCCGTGCTCTCGACTCGCACGACGATCCGCCGCCGGCCTTTGCTCCTCCCCGCCGCGATTGGCCagttcctccctctctctcccacctctcctctccctctcccatcTCTTCGCCTCTATGTCTCCCCAAGAGGGAGCCCTCGCCTCCGAATCGGGTCTCAAGGAGGGCTTCGTCAACTGGGGTCGAGATCGGGATGTCCTGGAGGGGGGAGATTTAGGGCTTTACAGCGAGAAGGGAGCGATTTGGAGGGTCGTGATGCTCGGTTGGCTGGGAGCTGAGCCAAAGCATCTCAACAAGTACGCGGGGTTGTATACCTCCAAGGGGATCGAACCGGTGAAGTTCGTCATCCCGGTGAAGGAGCTCTTGGGTTTTGATCTGGGGAGGAGGGTACAGGATAAGATTGCTCGGTTCACTACAGAGCTTGTTTCTTGGTGCTCGCAGACTGAGGAAGATGGCAGAGAGCGTTGTCTGCTCTTTCACACCTTCAGCAATACGGGTTGGCTAAC CTATGGAAGCATACTTGAGAACTTGCAAACAAGGCCTGATATAATTGAGAAGATCAAAGGATGTGTTATCGACTCTGGAGCTGACCCTGAGATAAGCCCTCAG GTGTGGGCTGCAGGATTTTCTGCTGCTTTGCTGAAAAAGCGTAGCTCCTTGATAAGCTCTTCTGATGAAAATAATGGAGTAGCCAAACCGGATATGAAAATGAATGGAACGGGCACAAAGGACAATAGTTCCTCTTTTGCTGAAATTTTAACATTATCACTTCTAGAAAAGTTTTTCACATTGGTTCTAATGCTGCCTGACGTAAACCA GAGGCTGAGGAAGACCATCTCCATACTGTGGAATAAACAGCCGCTCTGTCCTCAGCTCTATCTGTACAGTTCAGCTGACATGGTCATTCCAGTCAACTCAGTAGAAAACTTTATCAAGGAGCAGAAGACCTCAGGAAGAATTGTACATGCTCATGATTTCGGTTCATCCCCACATGTTGACCATCTAAGGAGCTACCCTCATATGTATTCTGCCAAAATTACTGAGTTCATGGAAGAGTGCTGCACTGTG ATAACAATGTGA
- the LOC135586698 gene encoding uncharacterized protein LOC135586698 isoform X1, with protein sequence MEVSVRFFGSTAALHRQFRLITVPSLPLPLPNSRFPPVGSSGCGSPTPFVFHPCSRLARRSAAGLCSSPPRLASSSLSLPPLLSLSHLFASMSPQEGALASESGLKEGFVNWGRDRDVLEGGDLGLYSEKGAIWRVVMLGWLGAEPKHLNKYAGLYTSKGIEPVKFVIPVKELLGFDLGRRVQDKIARFTTELVSWCSQTEEDGRERCLLFHTFSNTGWLTYGSILENLQTRPDIIEKIKGCVIDSGADPEISPQVWAAGFSAALLKKRSSLISSSDENNGVAKPDMKMNGTGTKDNSSSFAEILTLSLLEKFFTLVLMLPDVNQRLRKTISILWNKQPLCPQLYLYSSADMVIPVNSVENFIKEQKTSGRIVHAHDFGSSPHVDHLRSYPHMYSAKITEFMEECCTVCFWQDTRLERTLKERNCTCFAGGHGQTGN encoded by the exons ATGGAGGTTTCCGTTCGTTTCTTCGGATCGACCGCCGCTCTCCATCGCCAATTCCGGCTGATCACCGTCCCCTCCTTACCTCTCCCCCTCCCAAACTCTAGATTTCCTCCGGTTGGCAGCAGCGGCTGCGGCTCTCCGACGCCGTTCGTCTTCCATCCGTGCTCTCGACTCGCACGACGATCCGCCGCCGGCCTTTGCTCCTCCCCGCCGCGATTGGCCagttcctccctctctctcccacctctcctctccctctcccatcTCTTCGCCTCTATGTCTCCCCAAGAGGGAGCCCTCGCCTCCGAATCGGGTCTCAAGGAGGGCTTCGTCAACTGGGGTCGAGATCGGGATGTCCTGGAGGGGGGAGATTTAGGGCTTTACAGCGAGAAGGGAGCGATTTGGAGGGTCGTGATGCTCGGTTGGCTGGGAGCTGAGCCAAAGCATCTCAACAAGTACGCGGGGTTGTATACCTCCAAGGGGATCGAACCGGTGAAGTTCGTCATCCCGGTGAAGGAGCTCTTGGGTTTTGATCTGGGGAGGAGGGTACAGGATAAGATTGCTCGGTTCACTACAGAGCTTGTTTCTTGGTGCTCGCAGACTGAGGAAGATGGCAGAGAGCGTTGTCTGCTCTTTCACACCTTCAGCAATACGGGTTGGCTAAC CTATGGAAGCATACTTGAGAACTTGCAAACAAGGCCTGATATAATTGAGAAGATCAAAGGATGTGTTATCGACTCTGGAGCTGACCCTGAGATAAGCCCTCAG GTGTGGGCTGCAGGATTTTCTGCTGCTTTGCTGAAAAAGCGTAGCTCCTTGATAAGCTCTTCTGATGAAAATAATGGAGTAGCCAAACCGGATATGAAAATGAATGGAACGGGCACAAAGGACAATAGTTCCTCTTTTGCTGAAATTTTAACATTATCACTTCTAGAAAAGTTTTTCACATTGGTTCTAATGCTGCCTGACGTAAACCA GAGGCTGAGGAAGACCATCTCCATACTGTGGAATAAACAGCCGCTCTGTCCTCAGCTCTATCTGTACAGTTCAGCTGACATGGTCATTCCAGTCAACTCAGTAGAAAACTTTATCAAGGAGCAGAAGACCTCAGGAAGAATTGTACATGCTCATGATTTCGGTTCATCCCCACATGTTGACCATCTAAGGAGCTACCCTCATATGTATTCTGCCAAAATTACTGAGTTCATGGAAGAGTGCTGCACTGTG TGTTTTTGGCAGGACACAAGGCTAGAGAGGACACTAAAAGAAAGGAATTGCACATGCTTTGCAGGAGGGCATGGCCAAACTGGAAATTGA
- the LOC135586698 gene encoding uncharacterized protein LOC135586698 isoform X2 has protein sequence MEVSVRFFGSTAALHRQFRLITVPSLPLPLPNSRFPPVGSSGCGSPTPFVFHPCSRLARRSAAGLCSSPPRLASSSLSLPPLLSLSHLFASMSPQEGALASESGLKEGFVNWGRDRDVLEGGDLGLYSEKGAIWRVVMLGWLGAEPKHLNKYAGLYTSKGIEPVKFVIPVKELLGFDLGRRVQDKIARFTTELVSWCSQTEEDGRERCLLFHTFSNTGWLTYGSILENLQTRPDIIEKIKGCVIDSGADPEISPQVWAAGFSAALLKKRSSLISSSDENNGVAKPDMKMNGTGTKDNSSSFAEILTLSLLEKFFTLVLMLPDVNQRLRKTISILWNKQPLCPQLYLYSSADMVIPVNSVENFIKEQKTSGRIVHAHDFGSSPHVDHLRSYPHMYSAKITEFMEECCTVDTRLERTLKERNCTCFAGGHGQTGN, from the exons ATGGAGGTTTCCGTTCGTTTCTTCGGATCGACCGCCGCTCTCCATCGCCAATTCCGGCTGATCACCGTCCCCTCCTTACCTCTCCCCCTCCCAAACTCTAGATTTCCTCCGGTTGGCAGCAGCGGCTGCGGCTCTCCGACGCCGTTCGTCTTCCATCCGTGCTCTCGACTCGCACGACGATCCGCCGCCGGCCTTTGCTCCTCCCCGCCGCGATTGGCCagttcctccctctctctcccacctctcctctccctctcccatcTCTTCGCCTCTATGTCTCCCCAAGAGGGAGCCCTCGCCTCCGAATCGGGTCTCAAGGAGGGCTTCGTCAACTGGGGTCGAGATCGGGATGTCCTGGAGGGGGGAGATTTAGGGCTTTACAGCGAGAAGGGAGCGATTTGGAGGGTCGTGATGCTCGGTTGGCTGGGAGCTGAGCCAAAGCATCTCAACAAGTACGCGGGGTTGTATACCTCCAAGGGGATCGAACCGGTGAAGTTCGTCATCCCGGTGAAGGAGCTCTTGGGTTTTGATCTGGGGAGGAGGGTACAGGATAAGATTGCTCGGTTCACTACAGAGCTTGTTTCTTGGTGCTCGCAGACTGAGGAAGATGGCAGAGAGCGTTGTCTGCTCTTTCACACCTTCAGCAATACGGGTTGGCTAAC CTATGGAAGCATACTTGAGAACTTGCAAACAAGGCCTGATATAATTGAGAAGATCAAAGGATGTGTTATCGACTCTGGAGCTGACCCTGAGATAAGCCCTCAG GTGTGGGCTGCAGGATTTTCTGCTGCTTTGCTGAAAAAGCGTAGCTCCTTGATAAGCTCTTCTGATGAAAATAATGGAGTAGCCAAACCGGATATGAAAATGAATGGAACGGGCACAAAGGACAATAGTTCCTCTTTTGCTGAAATTTTAACATTATCACTTCTAGAAAAGTTTTTCACATTGGTTCTAATGCTGCCTGACGTAAACCA GAGGCTGAGGAAGACCATCTCCATACTGTGGAATAAACAGCCGCTCTGTCCTCAGCTCTATCTGTACAGTTCAGCTGACATGGTCATTCCAGTCAACTCAGTAGAAAACTTTATCAAGGAGCAGAAGACCTCAGGAAGAATTGTACATGCTCATGATTTCGGTTCATCCCCACATGTTGACCATCTAAGGAGCTACCCTCATATGTATTCTGCCAAAATTACTGAGTTCATGGAAGAGTGCTGCACTGTG GACACAAGGCTAGAGAGGACACTAAAAGAAAGGAATTGCACATGCTTTGCAGGAGGGCATGGCCAAACTGGAAATTGA
- the LOC135586698 gene encoding uncharacterized protein LOC135586698 isoform X4, giving the protein MEVSVRFFGSTAALHRQFRLITVPSLPLPLPNSRFPPVGSSGCGSPTPFVFHPCSRLARRSAAGLCSSPPRLASSSLSLPPLLSLSHLFASMSPQEGALASESGLKEGFVNWGRDRDVLEGGDLGLYSEKGAIWRVVMLGWLGAEPKHLNKYAGLYTSKGIEPVKFVIPVKELLGFDLGRRVQDKIARFTTELVSWCSQTEEDGRERCLLFHTFSNTGWLTYGSILENLQTRPDIIEKIKGCVIDSGADPEISPQVWAAGFSAALLKKRSSLISSSDENNGVAKPDMKMNGTGTKDNSSSFAEILTLSLLEKFFTLVLMLPDVNQRLRKTISILWNKQPLCPQLYLYSSADMVIPVNSVENFIKEQKTSGRIVHAHDFGSSPHVDHLRSYPHMYSAKITEFMEECCTVVPQVISFQKKGNFY; this is encoded by the exons ATGGAGGTTTCCGTTCGTTTCTTCGGATCGACCGCCGCTCTCCATCGCCAATTCCGGCTGATCACCGTCCCCTCCTTACCTCTCCCCCTCCCAAACTCTAGATTTCCTCCGGTTGGCAGCAGCGGCTGCGGCTCTCCGACGCCGTTCGTCTTCCATCCGTGCTCTCGACTCGCACGACGATCCGCCGCCGGCCTTTGCTCCTCCCCGCCGCGATTGGCCagttcctccctctctctcccacctctcctctccctctcccatcTCTTCGCCTCTATGTCTCCCCAAGAGGGAGCCCTCGCCTCCGAATCGGGTCTCAAGGAGGGCTTCGTCAACTGGGGTCGAGATCGGGATGTCCTGGAGGGGGGAGATTTAGGGCTTTACAGCGAGAAGGGAGCGATTTGGAGGGTCGTGATGCTCGGTTGGCTGGGAGCTGAGCCAAAGCATCTCAACAAGTACGCGGGGTTGTATACCTCCAAGGGGATCGAACCGGTGAAGTTCGTCATCCCGGTGAAGGAGCTCTTGGGTTTTGATCTGGGGAGGAGGGTACAGGATAAGATTGCTCGGTTCACTACAGAGCTTGTTTCTTGGTGCTCGCAGACTGAGGAAGATGGCAGAGAGCGTTGTCTGCTCTTTCACACCTTCAGCAATACGGGTTGGCTAAC CTATGGAAGCATACTTGAGAACTTGCAAACAAGGCCTGATATAATTGAGAAGATCAAAGGATGTGTTATCGACTCTGGAGCTGACCCTGAGATAAGCCCTCAG GTGTGGGCTGCAGGATTTTCTGCTGCTTTGCTGAAAAAGCGTAGCTCCTTGATAAGCTCTTCTGATGAAAATAATGGAGTAGCCAAACCGGATATGAAAATGAATGGAACGGGCACAAAGGACAATAGTTCCTCTTTTGCTGAAATTTTAACATTATCACTTCTAGAAAAGTTTTTCACATTGGTTCTAATGCTGCCTGACGTAAACCA GAGGCTGAGGAAGACCATCTCCATACTGTGGAATAAACAGCCGCTCTGTCCTCAGCTCTATCTGTACAGTTCAGCTGACATGGTCATTCCAGTCAACTCAGTAGAAAACTTTATCAAGGAGCAGAAGACCTCAGGAAGAATTGTACATGCTCATGATTTCGGTTCATCCCCACATGTTGACCATCTAAGGAGCTACCCTCATATGTATTCTGCCAAAATTACTGAGTTCATGGAAGAGTGCTGCACTGTG gTGCCACAGGTGATTTCTTTCCAAAAAAAAGGAAACTTTTATTAA
- the LOC135586698 gene encoding uncharacterized protein LOC135586698 isoform X6, translating into MEVSVRFFGSTAALHRQFRLITVPSLPLPLPNSRFPPVGSSGCGSPTPFVFHPCSRLARRSAAGLCSSPPRLASSSLSLPPLLSLSHLFASMSPQEGALASESGLKEGFVNWGRDRDVLEGGDLGLYSEKGAIWRVVMLGWLGAEPKHLNKYAGLYTSKGIEPVKFVIPVKELLGFDLGRRVQDKIARFTTELVSWCSQTEEDGRERCLLFHTFSNTGWLTYGSILENLQTRPDIIEKIKGCVIDSGADPEISPQVWAAGFSAALLKKRSSLISSSDENNGVAKPDMKMNGTGTKDNSSSFAEILTLSLLEKFFTLVLMLPDVNQRLRKTISILWNKQPLCPQLYLYSSADMVIPVNSVENFIKEQKTSGRIVHAHDFGSSPHVDHLRSYPHMYSAKITEFMEECCTITM; encoded by the exons ATGGAGGTTTCCGTTCGTTTCTTCGGATCGACCGCCGCTCTCCATCGCCAATTCCGGCTGATCACCGTCCCCTCCTTACCTCTCCCCCTCCCAAACTCTAGATTTCCTCCGGTTGGCAGCAGCGGCTGCGGCTCTCCGACGCCGTTCGTCTTCCATCCGTGCTCTCGACTCGCACGACGATCCGCCGCCGGCCTTTGCTCCTCCCCGCCGCGATTGGCCagttcctccctctctctcccacctctcctctccctctcccatcTCTTCGCCTCTATGTCTCCCCAAGAGGGAGCCCTCGCCTCCGAATCGGGTCTCAAGGAGGGCTTCGTCAACTGGGGTCGAGATCGGGATGTCCTGGAGGGGGGAGATTTAGGGCTTTACAGCGAGAAGGGAGCGATTTGGAGGGTCGTGATGCTCGGTTGGCTGGGAGCTGAGCCAAAGCATCTCAACAAGTACGCGGGGTTGTATACCTCCAAGGGGATCGAACCGGTGAAGTTCGTCATCCCGGTGAAGGAGCTCTTGGGTTTTGATCTGGGGAGGAGGGTACAGGATAAGATTGCTCGGTTCACTACAGAGCTTGTTTCTTGGTGCTCGCAGACTGAGGAAGATGGCAGAGAGCGTTGTCTGCTCTTTCACACCTTCAGCAATACGGGTTGGCTAAC CTATGGAAGCATACTTGAGAACTTGCAAACAAGGCCTGATATAATTGAGAAGATCAAAGGATGTGTTATCGACTCTGGAGCTGACCCTGAGATAAGCCCTCAG GTGTGGGCTGCAGGATTTTCTGCTGCTTTGCTGAAAAAGCGTAGCTCCTTGATAAGCTCTTCTGATGAAAATAATGGAGTAGCCAAACCGGATATGAAAATGAATGGAACGGGCACAAAGGACAATAGTTCCTCTTTTGCTGAAATTTTAACATTATCACTTCTAGAAAAGTTTTTCACATTGGTTCTAATGCTGCCTGACGTAAACCA GAGGCTGAGGAAGACCATCTCCATACTGTGGAATAAACAGCCGCTCTGTCCTCAGCTCTATCTGTACAGTTCAGCTGACATGGTCATTCCAGTCAACTCAGTAGAAAACTTTATCAAGGAGCAGAAGACCTCAGGAAGAATTGTACATGCTCATGATTTCGGTTCATCCCCACATGTTGACCATCTAAGGAGCTACCCTCATATGTATTCTGCCAAAATTACTGAGTTCATGGAAGAGTGCTGCACT ATAACAATGTGA
- the LOC135586698 gene encoding uncharacterized protein LOC135586698 isoform X3, producing the protein MEVSVRFFGSTAALHRQFRLITVPSLPLPLPNSRFPPVGSSGCGSPTPFVFHPCSRLARRSAAGLCSSPPRLASSSLSLPPLLSLSHLFASMSPQEGALASESGLKEGFVNWGRDRDVLEGGDLGLYSEKGAIWRVVMLGWLGAEPKHLNKYAGLYTSKGIEPVKFVIPVKELLGFDLGRRVQDKIARFTTELVSWCSQTEEDGRERCLLFHTFSNTGWLTYGSILENLQTRPDIIEKIKGCVIDSGADPEISPQVWAAGFSAALLKKRSSLISSSDENNGVAKPDMKMNGTGTKDNSSSFAEILTLSLLEKFFTLVLMLPDVNQRLRKTISILWNKQPLCPQLYLYSSADMVIPVNSVENFIKEQKTSGRIVHAHDFGSSPHVDHLRSYPHMYSAKITEFMEECCTDTRLERTLKERNCTCFAGGHGQTGN; encoded by the exons ATGGAGGTTTCCGTTCGTTTCTTCGGATCGACCGCCGCTCTCCATCGCCAATTCCGGCTGATCACCGTCCCCTCCTTACCTCTCCCCCTCCCAAACTCTAGATTTCCTCCGGTTGGCAGCAGCGGCTGCGGCTCTCCGACGCCGTTCGTCTTCCATCCGTGCTCTCGACTCGCACGACGATCCGCCGCCGGCCTTTGCTCCTCCCCGCCGCGATTGGCCagttcctccctctctctcccacctctcctctccctctcccatcTCTTCGCCTCTATGTCTCCCCAAGAGGGAGCCCTCGCCTCCGAATCGGGTCTCAAGGAGGGCTTCGTCAACTGGGGTCGAGATCGGGATGTCCTGGAGGGGGGAGATTTAGGGCTTTACAGCGAGAAGGGAGCGATTTGGAGGGTCGTGATGCTCGGTTGGCTGGGAGCTGAGCCAAAGCATCTCAACAAGTACGCGGGGTTGTATACCTCCAAGGGGATCGAACCGGTGAAGTTCGTCATCCCGGTGAAGGAGCTCTTGGGTTTTGATCTGGGGAGGAGGGTACAGGATAAGATTGCTCGGTTCACTACAGAGCTTGTTTCTTGGTGCTCGCAGACTGAGGAAGATGGCAGAGAGCGTTGTCTGCTCTTTCACACCTTCAGCAATACGGGTTGGCTAAC CTATGGAAGCATACTTGAGAACTTGCAAACAAGGCCTGATATAATTGAGAAGATCAAAGGATGTGTTATCGACTCTGGAGCTGACCCTGAGATAAGCCCTCAG GTGTGGGCTGCAGGATTTTCTGCTGCTTTGCTGAAAAAGCGTAGCTCCTTGATAAGCTCTTCTGATGAAAATAATGGAGTAGCCAAACCGGATATGAAAATGAATGGAACGGGCACAAAGGACAATAGTTCCTCTTTTGCTGAAATTTTAACATTATCACTTCTAGAAAAGTTTTTCACATTGGTTCTAATGCTGCCTGACGTAAACCA GAGGCTGAGGAAGACCATCTCCATACTGTGGAATAAACAGCCGCTCTGTCCTCAGCTCTATCTGTACAGTTCAGCTGACATGGTCATTCCAGTCAACTCAGTAGAAAACTTTATCAAGGAGCAGAAGACCTCAGGAAGAATTGTACATGCTCATGATTTCGGTTCATCCCCACATGTTGACCATCTAAGGAGCTACCCTCATATGTATTCTGCCAAAATTACTGAGTTCATGGAAGAGTGCTGCACT GACACAAGGCTAGAGAGGACACTAAAAGAAAGGAATTGCACATGCTTTGCAGGAGGGCATGGCCAAACTGGAAATTGA
- the LOC135598057 gene encoding dof zinc finger protein DOF1.7-like, with protein sequence MQIFMESSDWLKSVVREDGGMDFSSTPGELLSCSRLPVGDRRLRPQQEQAKCPRCDSTHTKFCYYNNYSLSQPRYFCKACRRYWTKGGALRNVPVGGGCRKNKRPAAKKAAEPHRQPAFSLPGATDLQSSFNGAQPQQFPSLTEIPGNLNFAECKYDSELGSFSSGLHPMRTKYGAMQGSSQSFVFVSEGDIGLGVATQGFPSDDNTREVFMDGSHAVLMQACQRIEDPFGQNRNTNTEFLRLLGRNSGVQMVDVTQWGTPTASDHGPES encoded by the exons ATGCAGATCTTCATGGAATCATCTGACTGGCTAAAG AGCGTCGTTCGCGAGGACGGCGGAATGGACTTCTCCTCGACACCCGGGGAGCTGCTTTCATGCTCGAGGCTGCCAGTCGGTGACAGAAGGTTGAGGCCGCAGCAGGAGCAGGCCAAGTGCCCCAGGTGTGACTCGACtcacaccaagttctgctactacaacaactacagcctCTCGCAGCCGAGGTACTTCTGCAAGGCGTGCAGGAGGTATTGGACTAAAGGCGGAGCTCTCCGCAATGTCCCGGTCGGCGGCGGCTGCCGAAAGAACAAGCGCCCGGCAGCCAAGAAGGCAGCCGAACCACATCGTCAGCCGGCCTTCTCCTTGCCGGGCGCAACCGATCTACAATCCTCCTTCAACGGAGCGCAACCGCAACAGTTCCCCTCATTGACTGAGATCCCAGGCAACCTAAATTTTGCGGAATGCAAGTACGATTCAGAGCTCGGGAGCTTCTCTAGCGGTCTTCATCCCATGCGCACCAAGTACGGAGCCATGCAGGGGAGCTCTCAGAGCTTCGTCTTCGTGAGCGAGGGTGACATAGGTCTCGGGGTTGCAACCCAGGGTTTCCCGTCAGATGACAACACGCGTGAGGTGTTCATGGATGGAAGCCATGCGGTACTGATGCAGGCTTGTCAGAGGATAGAGGACCCTTTTGGACAGAACAGGAACACAAACACGGAATTCTTGCGCTTGCTTGGCAGGAACAGTGGTGTCCAGATGGTGGACGTCACCCAATGGGGTACTCCGACTGCCTCGGATCATGGGCCGGAATCATGA
- the LOC103995176 gene encoding uncharacterized protein LOC103995176: protein MLSPSTVPLLLSFAAAAVTGAAAFLALRRFSREETVASLRQDVRDAVLLLREPPTVLVTGFRAHGKSSFINTACRALAAEAGPMLLRAETSPPVTHSATFDRCVIRAAVAGGGSEDEKEEEEATCAEVALVDAPALPEPGQLTRADVEEALSGMPPPECVALVLRCGGPPKDRHAAVKKLADVTNAIRQRGLQFVVVLTHKKRIKSMRKAEELRREIAFRARTDCVYLIENYTAGNMLNIRRPWATKNNLETHYTVLMIVRQCVEFAKLRRSHSVVRATNGGGGGGSRLLHC from the exons ATGTTGTCGCCCTCCACCGTACCCCTCCTTCTCAGTTTTGCGGCCGCCGCCGTCACCGGGGCGGCGGCTTTCCTCGCCCTACGGCGGTTCAGCCGGGAAGAGACCGTTGCTTCGCTTCGCCAAGACGTCCGCGACGCCGTCCTGCTCCTCCGGGAACCCCCGACGGTCCTCGTCACGGGTTTCCGGGCCCACGGCAAGAGCTCATTCATCAACACGGCGTGCCGAGCCCTCGCTGCCGAGGCCGGGCCGATGCTCCTCCGGGCGGAGACCTCCCCGCCGGTAACCCACAGCGCCACCTTCGACCGCTGCGTCATCCGGGCGGCGGTTGCGGGTGGCGGCAGCGAGgacgagaaggaagaagaggaggcaacgTGTGCCGAGGTGGCATTGGTGGACGCGCCTGCCCTGCCCGAGCCAGGACAGCTGACGAGGGCTGACGTGGAGGAGGCGCTGTCCGGGATGCCACCGCCTGAATGCGTGGCCTTGGTGCTCCGCTGCGGTGGGCCGCCGAAAGACCGACACGCGGCTGTAAAAAAACTGGCTGACGTTACCAACGCCATCCGCCAACGAG GCTTGCAGTTTGTGGTTGTATTGACACACAAGAAGCGGATAAAGAGCATGAGGAAAGCGGAGGAGCTACGGCGGGAGATCGCCTTCAGAGCTCGGACCGATTGCGTATACCTCATCGAGAACTACACAGCCGGTAACATGCTCAATATCCGACGCCCTTGGGCTACCAAGAACAACCTCGAGACACATTACACAGTGCTAATGATAGTAAGGCAGTGCGTGGAGTTCGCCAAGTTGCGCCGGAGCCATTCGGTGGTTCGGGCAACtaacggcggcggtggcggcggcagtAGGCTGCTCCACTGTTGA